The genomic stretch cagaaaagatctcgcatactcgaaaatcagggttgttacactGAATTAATGACTGTGCTGTTTGATTGTGTGGTTGGTTTCTGATTGAGATTTGCTTATGAGAAAGAAAAGACTTTGAATTTCTGAAAATGTTAAATACTGCCTCTTTGAAAAGGTTTTAAACGATTAGCTATTGGATTTTAGAAGTGTTTTTAAGACAATGATAATCACAGAATCtgaaaacagttttcttattgaatatcttcttatgacaactttgaaacttcgtggtgagaccgtgtggttaggttctcacccccctacagctttaccttTTCAAGAACCGGATGAAGAAGCGTTAAGAAGAGTTATACTGCGTTTGGTTGATATGTTGttgtattaattagattattttattccctcgtctttgttattacaaatttgtaagagggataggaattgtatgttttatatgtatattatattatgagttattatgtaaggagtcttgtatatgaatctatgcctgtttgtatttttattaagatataGTGTTATTTCCGGTTTTCAAGGAAATCAGTGATACAGTGTCGAGtcacaggctcctattttagtatttagtatgtaaagtagtcgtaatactCCTTGCTATCAGAGTAGCGCAGCTGGAAGCGTGACTTCTaatagtgagggtgttacatacgttatatataaaatacaacaaaaataattaaataagaaTATTAATACTTTATTTTCGGATAAGTTACTTAATTGAATTGTTTGGAATCTAAAATTATCAGAATATAAGTTTTTAACATTGTAGacgtatttttaatatttacatATCTATAGAAATCATTAGACGGTGTAGTGGTTTCAAATTTAAAGTGTAGCAATCGATGTGAGATTGAATGCTAACTAGAAATTGCTAGAGGATGTAGTATTTTTTAAAGAAcatgaattataaaaaaactGCGAGAAGTTATCACTATTATGCAATTACATATAAATTGTTATAGGATGTATCGGTTTACTTTCCAACTTGAAACCACTACATCCTATAGCGACTTCTATAGATATGTAAATGTTGCAAATTCGTCTGCAGtattacaaaatttttattttagtaattttcaatttcaaccaATTTAATTAAGTAACTTGCCCTTTAACttatcataaaaataaatttattactactatttttttatttaaataatacaTACTTTAAGTTACATATAATATAAATGAAAGTATTAACGtgattttatttctaaattcaaaaccctaaataataaaaagaggcACCaaatttactattgtactatAAACCCTAAATAATAAGAAGAGGCACCAAATTCACTATTGTACTATAAACCCTAACTCTTGACATCAAAGCACAATTTTAGTGCTACACTCAACCTCTTAAACCCTTAAACCCTAAAATCTTATCACTCGGCACTACACACTGAAGTCTAAATCTATAAACTTTAAACCGTAAATCTCAAACCCTAAATCTTAAACCGTCATTACTCAACCCCAAACACTAAATCCTAAACTATCAACTCTAAACATTAACGTATAAACCCAATAGCACATGCCTATTAATGTTAAATCTTACGTCCAAAATTTTAAAACCACGCCATTTACCTTTTAACACTAACTACTAAAACCAAAACCCTAAATCCTTCACCCTAAATCCTAGACCTTTATTCCTAGACTTATACTCTAAATCTTAATCTATAACCCTTAACATTACTATAACCTAAATGTTAAATGAATTACTCTTCATCATCAACCTCTAATTAAACTTCCAAAACTCAAGCCTAAAATTTAAACACTAAATCATACgccataaataataaaatatacagCATAAAGATTAACTGTTAAATCTTAaactataaataataaatttttaactcTAAATACTCGATTCATATCATATCCTATTATATAccgttaattttattttattgtcaaATAACTCTAAATTATATACTTTAACCcctaaatattaaaattcaacCACTTAGACCATGCACTCTAAATCATAACATGTATATCCTAACCCTATAAACTGTATAAATCCTCAATTCTATACTCTAAATTCTACATTAAACTATAATTCATAAACCTTATATATTTGActaataataaaagtaataGTTGTGGACAATTTAccatagttattattatttttgttatattattcTGGTATTATTATTAACTTCTAACATTATTATGAATTTACTATGTCtatcaatattatttttattccttTTAAAAAGTATCgttaactttttaattttattaatatttattgctataaaataaacaaccatatagcgtgaattaattattataccaattactgttattattattatacattAACACCATATACTAAGAACTACTCATAAATTATCGTcaaatatgtttttttatttttttttttggttttaacttttcttttttatgtcacttttttttgtattcttttTTGGACTAAAGTCAAGATCCATTACCTATATGTCTcataatccaaaaaaaaaaattaatacccaatcaataatatttataaacaAAGCCTCATTcttgtaaaaaaaatactaaatgcTCAAATAAACTTAACTGGCCCAATCCATAATTTACAAAATTctatgaaaaacaaaaacaatcaTTTTTAACCAAGGCCCATTCTCATGTCACATTAGTACTAATCAAATCTAATTCAATCAACTTTACAAATTAAGCTGAGCACATGCATAAGGGAACAATATACTGTAGCTTACTGAAATAGTTCAGAAATTGTCTTTGAAATTTTCTCACTCTAGACACTTGTCATTAATATACTTGGACAACACATTAATATATGtgtagaaaattttttttgtctacACCATAGAATTCACCTTCAGGTAAATGAATCATAATTTATAATGCACATCTATATTCAAATTCACGAGTCCCTATTACTATTAGATAGGCAATCATATAAATACCAAATATTAATATGAGTATCCttgtaaacaaaaaaatacgGATACGAAGAAACATTGATATTCATAAGAAGCtaagaaaaatattatgtatgTTTATCTGAATCATATATTTAGTCTAGAGTGGAAGCATGATGTTATTATATatgttcaatttttttaataaaaaaaaaaccaaataaaattgtcattcaaaaatatattattccATTTCAAAGATATTTTTTACTAGACTGTCAAAATTAGCACAGTAAAGAGTGATTTCAAATCAGCAGGATCTACAGATAATTGATTTGGTGACTGATTTTTGACACAttgttaaaagttaaaacactAAAATATGTCATTTTTAAATGTATAAATTTTTTGCTAACACAATATAAGCGCATGGTGAAGGTAATTGAGCTCAGTGAACTGTCTCAAGTCTCAAATTTCTAGGAAGTAGGAACATAGAAGCAccaaaaaaaagaataataaaaggcattcattcattcattaatcagaAGAGAGAAAGAGGTATCATGGCTTACAATGAAGGGTTGCATGGAAACATTGTAGGAGGAGGGAGTCATAGTCATAGAGGGAGGCCATATTTCCCTCAGACATTTCCCTATTTTAGTAGTTTATGGTCGTTAATGAATAGTTTTATATGAATACAATGAGTTGAAGAATAGTTTTTACTTTGTGATAATTATAATGTATGTATGCTATTaccaaaagaaaattatattaaaaaaccTCTTAATCTTAGCcgttgaattgaattgaaactATCCGATTGAGATTAAGGGACCAAAGTCATTAATTAAGTTAACAAAAACCATTGTCGATTTAGCAAAATCAAACCATACAAAAGATAATCTATTAATCTAGACTCTTAGTGTACACTGAGAAATTGCATGACCTGTTAAGACAAAACTGTAAAAGTGCTTACCCTCCTAGAAATTGTTATACAAACTTGAAGCCTGCTATTAAGGTAATCATAAATTATGACATTTAATAATTCTGTAACAAATAATCATAGTAATGCAGGGTCATTGATTCTGACCCTCACGTTGATGATGTAGGTGGCCCATTATTCCCTTCTGTTGACTTTTGTTCTTCTGCTACAAGAGGCTCAGTTGGGATGCATGGCCTCCAAATAGTTTCATTTCCAACATCCATAAGTGCAATGCCCTTTGCAGTCAAATCAGTCCTAATCCTATCACTCTTTGGAAAATCCTTGTTAATCCTTGcttgttttctttcttctatCAGATGTAACACTTCATCTTCTGCCATACCTGCTCTCTTCAATGCCTTATCCTTCAACTCTTGCAGAACCTGATGAACAAAAACAACCACAATGGTTTTCAGTTCAGATTTCCAGAAGAACAGTTTTTAAAGAAACATAAACCAAGTGCATTCTGATAACATGCATCACCTCGCCATAGGATTTAGAGGACAGTAATCCGAGAACGTTCAAAATTTTTGCGGCTTCTTTCTCAACTTCAGCTAGGGAATGAACCAATTGCAGTTGTACCTTCTTTTGAAGCTTTTTCTGGAAGGCACAGAGGATGTGTCAGTGCATCTACAAGGCATATAGGATAAAGACATGCAATACCGGAAGTTATTTCCGGGTACATACCTTCAGCATCTTCAAAGAACTGTTGACAAACTTCAAGGCCTCTTGGATGGCGCCGGTTAGTAATACCGGTGTTTGCAAGTCATCTGACATTTTTGTTTGAAATTCAACCTGCATTTTCTTGATGCATTCCTTAGCAGCCTCATTAACTTGTAGTGCACTTTGATTCTTCTCAGTTTCACCTTGTTGAAATGAGGATACAGCATCTTTGCAATCTTGAAGAGTCTGACAATCAAAAGAACACAATCCTTCTCATAATCAAGATCATGGTGAAGGAACACAATATTTCCCTAAAGTTGGTTGCATCAATTAAGCTTCACAATTAATACACACGTCTACGTTGACAACTGGCATCAAAAGAATTATATTAAACAACACTGCTGCCAAAACctagttaaaaaaaaagatatattctATGTGATTATATGTTTCCTGTTTTACGTATAACAAACACACAATATACCAATAATTTTTGCATGAAATAAATTCGTCGAAATCATCCTAGAAATATTTGGAAATCCAATAGAAGCAAACAAGAACACAATATGAAGTTAAGAGGAGCAATATCCATCATAGAACATAACTAAAGTATCTTCCGTTGACAAACATGTGGCATCTCTGCACACAATCCCAAATCAGCAACTAATTTTCAGATTACATCATGAAGATTGTTAACCTCAAGGATGAGTTTGACAATCAACTTATAAGAAATGACGAAGAATTTCGGGTACAGATTATTCAGAAGCTTGTTACctgaaatatataataaatagcATCAGATGCACTCTCCAGCTGTGCAACTGAGTAATTTAGCGGAGATCTATAATGGGCACTGATCAAAAAATGTCTCAAAGCAAGCGGATGATAACGCTCAGTAATCTGCCAGCAGGGAAAAGAATCTCATCAAATATATTCACAACATATTCAATAATTTCACCATGTAAAACCTTCTATAAATGTCTAGGAAGGAATTAAGAACTATTCTTAACCTGACGAATTGTGAAAAAGTTGCCTAAGGACTTTGACATCTTCTCATTGTTATTCGTGACATGCCCATTATGCATCCAATAACTGATACTGCTCTCATGATCTACAGCCCAGCTCTGCGCAATCTCATTTTCATGATGAGGAAAGATCAAATCAATTCCACCACCATGAATATCAAATTTCTGAGTTAAATAGCATGCGCTCATTGCACTGCATTCAATGTGCCACCCTGGTCTCCCAGGACCCCAAGGGCTGTCCCAGCTAGGTTCACCAGGCTTCGCAGCCTGCAATCattaagaaaaaagagagattaCAAAATGTTGCCCAAAATGTATTAAAATAATCTATAAATGTTCATATACCTTCCACAATGCAAAATCAGCAGGGTGACGCTTTCTTGAATCAACAGCAACTCGTTCCCCTGCTCTGTTATGTTCTAGCTTTTGTCCAGACAGCATGCCATAACTTGGGAATTTCTCAACAGCATAGAAAACATCACCATCAACTTCATAGCCATAGCCATTATTGATAATCTGTATGGTACGACAAGGATTAATCGCTTTTAAGAAATTTTAATTCCTTACAGAAAAAGGCAAACATACAACAACTGCATCAACTTGTATATTTCATGCTTCAACACTATACATATTAAGAACAACAACACACAACCCCAAATAAATATGCCCCAGAGCAAATATGATAGCATCTGCTTCAGAAAGCCAGGTTTATCACCTTATGGCGTATGCAACCTCATTAGATGCTTCATTTGGAAAGTGCAACTTCAAACTTCCAAATTATACACTATTGTTTAAGGGTGAGTCCGGTATGGGGACAAAACTGGGTGAAATAATTTACACATGAAGTCAATTCATGGGAAATGTCAGCCCCTTTTTACTCCTTCACAAACAAATACAAAGTGTTTAAAATACTTG from Arachis stenosperma cultivar V10309 chromosome 9, arast.V10309.gnm1.PFL2, whole genome shotgun sequence encodes the following:
- the LOC130951379 gene encoding cysteine--tRNA ligase 2, cytoplasmic yields the protein MAEEQLEFRIYNSMTQQKEIFKPKNPGKVSMYVCGVTAYDFSHLGHARAAVSFDILYRYLVHLGYEVTYVRNFTDVDDKIIKRANEIGDNPLDLSNRFCHEYNVDMSDLQCEKPSQEPRVSDHMDEIKNMISQIINNGYGYEVDGDVFYAVEKFPSYGMLSGQKLEHNRAGERVAVDSRKRHPADFALWKAAKPGEPSWDSPWGPGRPGWHIECSAMSACYLTQKFDIHGGGIDLIFPHHENEIAQSWAVDHESSISYWMHNGHVTNNNEKMSKSLGNFFTIRQITERYHPLALRHFLISAHYRSPLNYSVAQLESASDAIYYIFQTLQDCKDAVSSFQQGETEKNQSALQVNEAAKECIKKMQVEFQTKMSDDLQTPVLLTGAIQEALKFVNSSLKMLKKKLQKKVQLQLVHSLAEVEKEAAKILNVLGLLSSKSYGEVLQELKDKALKRAGMAEDEVLHLIEERKQARINKDFPKSDRIRTDLTAKGIALMDVGNETIWRPCIPTEPLVAEEQKSTEGNNGPPTSST